One window of the Salvelinus alpinus chromosome 13, SLU_Salpinus.1, whole genome shotgun sequence genome contains the following:
- the LOC139537928 gene encoding high mobility group-T protein-like has translation MGKDPTKPRGKMSSYAYFVQTCREEHKKKHPEASVNFSEFSKKCSERWKTMSAKEKGKFEDLAKLDKVRYEREMRSYIPPKGEKKKRFKDPNAPKRPSSAFFIFCADFRPQVKGETPGLSIGDVAKKLGEKWNNLTAEDKVPYEKKAAKLKEKYEKVNKHHPFLLFYAFDLFIYISVRR, from the exons ATGGGGAAAGATCCGACGAAGCCGAGGGGCAAGATGTCCTCCTATGCCTACTTTGTCCAGACCTGTCGAGAGGAACACAAGAAGAAACACCCGGAAGCTTCCGTCAACTTCTCCGAGTTCTCCAAGAAGTGCTCTGAGAGATGGAAG ACCATGTCCGCCAAGGAGAAGGGGAAGTTTGAGGATCTGGCCAAGCTGGACAAGGTGCGTtatgagagggagatgaggagctACATTCCTCCcaagggagagaagaagaaaaggtTTAAGGACCCCAACGCCCCCAAGAGACCATC GTCTGCTTTCTTCATCTTCTGCGCTGATTTCCGACCCCAGGTGAAGGGGGAGACCCCTGGCCTGTCTATCGGTGATGTGGCCAAGAAGCTGGGAGAGAAGTGGAACAACCTAACAGCGGAGGACAAGGTGCCCTATGAGAAAAAGGCTGCCAAGCTGAAGGAGAAGTACGAGAAGGTAAACAAACATCACCCCTTTTTGTTATTTTATGCATTTGATTTGTTTATTTATATCTCTGTTAGACGTTAG